A single region of the Maylandia zebra isolate NMK-2024a linkage group LG17, Mzebra_GT3a, whole genome shotgun sequence genome encodes:
- the LOC112436289 gene encoding C-type mannose receptor 2-like, with translation MTYMKTLYTDSTENQGNAWIGLYSISGKENRRWHWSLPGVEFNDKDVKWSAGEPNDGGRYLENCVVIDSSGGLLDFGCSHVHRFICYNEQNKSLHFIDNKKMWREAQSYCRENHTDLASGAEQLKEAVSTFKSSHKPRSWIGLFRDTWRWSDGSNDSYRHWRDVGELPEELSKTDSGTRKCAMTEFNKEGKWKADDCNTRKSFFCYGDENFILIKENKKWDEALTYCQRHHHDLVSITNSEEEELVKEKVKNATTPYVWLGLRFSCVFQLWLWVSDRVVCYENWANEDHAGRCGMSVAMETGGEHKWFKKNDSEMFNFICSLR, from the exons ATGACATATATGAAGACACTGTACACAGATTCTACAGAGAATCAAGGAAACGCCTGGATTGGGCTGTACAGCATCtcaggaaaagaaaacaggagGTGGCACTGGTCTCTGCCAGGAGTGGAGTTCAATGATAAAGACGTGAAATGGAGTGCAGGTGAACCTAATGATGGAGGCAGATATCTTGAGAACTGTGTAGTGATTGACAGCTCTGGTGGGTTGTTGGATTTTGGTTGTTCTCATGTTCACCGCTTTATCTGCTATAATG aacaaaacaaatcacTACATTTCAttgacaataaaaaaatgtggCGTGAGGCTCAGAGCTACTGCAGAGAGAACCACACAGACCTGGCCAGTGGAGCAGAACAGTTAAAGGAAGCAGTCAGTACATTTAAGAGTTCTCATAAACCACGATCATGGATCGGCCTGTTCAGAGACACCTGGAGGTGGTCAGATGGGAGTAATGACTCTTACAGACACTGGAGAGATGTTGGTGAGTTACCTGAAGAGCTGTCTAAAACTGACAGCGGCACCAGGAAATGTGCGATGACTGAATTTAACAAAGAAGGAAAATGGAAAGCTGATGATTGTAACACCAGAAAATCTTTCTTCTGCTACGGTGATG AAAACTTCATTCtgatcaaagaaaacaaaaaatgggATGAGGCCTTAACTTACTGCCAGCGGCACCATCATGATCTGGTCTCTATCACAAATTCCGAAGAGGAAGAATTAGTGAAGGAGAAAGTGAAGAACGCCACCACACCGTATGTGTGGCTGGGACTGCGCTTCAGCTGTGTTTTTCAACTGTGGCTGTGGGTCAGTGACCGGGTTGTCTGTTATGAGAACTGGGCCAATGAGGATCACGCTGGACGGTGTGGCATGTCTGTAGCCATggagacaggaggagagcatAAATGGTTCAAGAAAAATGATTCAGAGATGTTTAACTTCATCTGTTCGCTGCGATAG
- the LOC143413324 gene encoding macrophage mannose receptor 1-like has product MHGRLFLLILIGQCSLILCQGYKYYFIKEPKTWDEAQRYCREGYKDLATVPNMTYMKTLYTDSTENQGNAWIGLYSISGKENRRWHWSLPGVEFNDKDVKWSAGEPNDGGRYLENCVVIDSSGGLLDFGCSHVHRFICYNEQNKSLHFIDNEKKWREAQSYCRENHTDLASGAEQLKEAVKKLILINERKNWDEAVNYCRKHHRDLVSITNLEQQELVQEKAKNASTPHIWLGLRYSCALDLWFWVNDQLVCYENWADDTDTGDCNLAVAMETRGEHKWFKKNDAQMFSFICSLS; this is encoded by the exons ATGCACGGGAGGCTTTTTCTGCTCATCCTGATCG gtcAGTGTTCCTTGATTTTATGCCAAGGCTATaaatactattttattaaaGAGCCTAAAACTTGGGACGAAGCTCAGCGCTACTGTAGAGAAGGATATAAAGACCTGGCCACAGTGCCTAACATGACATATATGAAGACACTGTACACAGATTCTACAGAGAATCAAGGAAACGCCTGGATTGGGCTGTACAGCATCtcaggaaaagaaaacaggagGTGGCACTGGTCTCTGCCAGGAGTGGAGTTCAATGATAAAGACGTGAAATGGAGTGCAGGTGAACCTAATGATGGAGGCAGATATCTTGAGAACTGTGTAGTGATTGACAGCTCTGGTGGGTTGTTGGATTTTGGTTGTTCTCATGTTCACCGCTTTATCTGCTATAATG aacaaaacaaatcacTACATTTCATTGACAATGAAAAAAAGTGGCGTGAGGCTCAGAGCTACTGCAGAGAGAACCACACAGACCTGGCCAGTGGAGCAGAACAGTTAAAGGAAGCAGTCA AAAAGTTGATCCTGATCAATGAAAGGAAAAACTGGGATGAGGCTGTAAATTACTGCAGAAAGCACCATCGTGACCTCGTCTCCATCACAAACCTTGAACAGCAGGAACTGGTGCAAGAGAAAGCCAAGAATGCCAGCACACCCCACATCTGGCTGGGACTGCGCTACAGCTGTGCTCTTGATCTGTGGTTCTGGGTCAATGACCAGCTTGTCTGCTATGAGAACTGGGCCGATGACACAGACACTGGGGACTGTAACCTGGCTGTAGCCATGGAGACAAGAGGAGAACATAAATGGTTCAAGAAAAATGATGCACAGATGTTTAGCTTCATCTGTTCTTTATCATAG